One Nonomuraea angiospora DNA segment encodes these proteins:
- a CDS encoding roadblock/LC7 domain-containing protein translates to MRDLSHAARGVDWLITDFVSTVPGVAHAVVVSSDGLPLAASSGFPADRADQLAAIASGLVSLTQGAARVFEGGAVNQTIVEMQRGLMLIMSVSDGSCLAVLAAPDCDMGLVAYQMTLMVDRAGQVLTPAVRAELRASQTR, encoded by the coding sequence ATGAGGGATTTGAGCCATGCGGCGCGTGGCGTCGACTGGCTGATCACCGATTTCGTCAGCACGGTACCGGGCGTCGCGCACGCGGTGGTCGTCTCGTCCGACGGGCTGCCACTGGCGGCCTCGTCGGGCTTTCCGGCTGACCGGGCCGACCAGCTGGCGGCCATCGCGTCGGGTCTGGTGAGCCTGACGCAGGGTGCGGCCAGGGTGTTCGAGGGTGGTGCGGTCAATCAGACGATCGTGGAGATGCAGCGCGGGCTGATGCTGATCATGTCGGTCAGTGACGGTTCGTGTCTGGCGGTGCTGGCGGCTCCGGACTGTGACATGGGTCTGGTGGCGTACCAGATGACGCTGATGGTTGATCGCGCCGGTCAGGTGCTGACCCCGGCTGTGCGTGCCGAGCTGCGCGCGAGCCAGACCAGGTGA
- a CDS encoding DUF742 domain-containing protein: MPQSQPQLNPDPASPVRPYAVTGGRTAPRVKLAMEALVSSATAEHREFSHITPEYQAISQLCRQVRSVAEVSALLRIPLGVVRVLIADMAAEGLVRVHQPQLDEGRPDVNLLERVLSGLRRL; the protein is encoded by the coding sequence GTGCCCCAGTCCCAGCCGCAGCTGAATCCCGACCCCGCATCGCCCGTCCGTCCCTATGCCGTGACAGGTGGACGGACGGCGCCGCGGGTCAAGCTGGCGATGGAGGCCCTGGTGTCCTCGGCGACCGCCGAGCACCGGGAGTTCTCGCATATCACGCCGGAGTACCAGGCGATCAGCCAACTGTGCCGGCAGGTGCGGTCCGTGGCAGAGGTGTCGGCCCTGCTGCGGATCCCCCTCGGCGTGGTGCGCGTGCTGATCGCTGACATGGCTGCCGAAGGTCTCGTCCGTGTGCATCAGCCACAGCTGGACGAGGGCAGGCCGGACGTCAATCTGCTCGAAAGGGTGCTCAGTGGACTTCGCAGGCTCTAG
- a CDS encoding GTP-binding protein, whose translation MDFAGSSPGLTSTKIVVAGGFGVGKTTFVGAVSEIMPLTTEAVMTDASVGIDDLGMTPLKSTTTVAMDFGRVSLDRDLILYLFGTPGQHRFWFMWDDLVRGAIGAVVLVDTRRLSDSFPAIDYFEEAQLPFVVGVNGWDGEYPHTDAEVRDALTLAPHIPLVRLDARSKDSVKAALINLVEHALSVRMAVPGWGG comes from the coding sequence GTGGACTTCGCAGGCTCTAGCCCCGGTCTCACCTCGACGAAGATCGTGGTGGCTGGAGGTTTCGGGGTGGGGAAGACGACCTTCGTCGGCGCGGTGTCGGAGATCATGCCGTTGACCACGGAGGCCGTCATGACCGACGCCTCCGTGGGGATCGACGATCTGGGCATGACGCCGCTGAAGTCGACCACCACCGTCGCCATGGACTTCGGCCGGGTCTCCCTGGACCGTGACCTGATCCTCTACCTGTTCGGCACGCCCGGGCAGCACCGGTTCTGGTTCATGTGGGACGACCTGGTACGCGGCGCCATCGGCGCGGTCGTGCTCGTGGACACGCGCCGACTCTCCGACAGTTTCCCGGCGATCGACTACTTCGAGGAGGCCCAGCTGCCGTTCGTGGTGGGCGTCAACGGCTGGGACGGTGAGTATCCGCACACTGACGCCGAGGTGCGTGACGCCCTGACGCTGGCGCCGCACATCCCGTTGGTGCGCCTGGACGCCAGGTCCAAGGACTCGGTCAAGGCCGCGCTGATCAACCTGGTCGAACACGCGCTCTCGGTCCGCATGGCCGTACCGGGCTGGGGTGGTTAG
- a CDS encoding aldehyde dehydrogenase family protein yields the protein MRNPITGQADRPLAPVPPDRLAALAAGLRERQRSWAEADRGEVLSRFAAALAADEELLAALVTDTGRVGESVLERQIVAGLIDRWVRQAPALLAPPAETPASLPGVFVGGDVVPYELVGVISPWNFPLLLGLIDAVPALAAGCAVLVKPSEVTPRFIEPLMRLVPDELPLQVVEGDGGTGAALVDLVDAVVFTGSVETGRVVAEAAARAFVPAFLELGGKDPAIVLAGADLERAASAVLWGGTANAGQSCQSIERVYVAREVHDEFLALLVDRAAKVGLTCEGGPIGPIIGPGQEDVIAAHLADAVAKGATVHTGGRIERHGGGHWCRPTVLSGVDHGMLVMTEETFGPVLPVMAVEGPDEAVAMAEDSVYGLSAAVFAATEEQAMAVAARLRAGAISVNDASLTALVHEGEKHSFRLSGLGGSRMGAASIRRFVRRRAFLVNRSDAADPWWHPTKE from the coding sequence GTGAGGAACCCGATCACCGGGCAGGCCGACAGGCCGCTCGCCCCTGTCCCGCCCGACCGGCTCGCCGCCCTGGCGGCCGGTCTGCGCGAAAGGCAGCGGAGCTGGGCGGAGGCCGACCGCGGCGAGGTCCTGTCCCGGTTCGCCGCGGCGCTGGCCGCCGACGAGGAGCTGCTCGCCGCGCTGGTGACCGACACCGGCAGGGTGGGGGAGTCGGTCCTGGAGCGGCAGATCGTCGCCGGTCTCATCGATCGGTGGGTACGCCAGGCGCCCGCCCTCCTCGCACCCCCGGCCGAGACCCCCGCCTCCCTGCCCGGCGTCTTCGTCGGCGGCGACGTGGTGCCGTACGAGCTGGTCGGGGTGATCAGCCCGTGGAACTTCCCGCTGCTGCTGGGCCTCATCGACGCGGTGCCCGCGCTGGCCGCGGGCTGCGCGGTGCTGGTCAAGCCGAGCGAGGTGACGCCCAGGTTCATCGAGCCGCTGATGCGGCTGGTCCCCGACGAGCTGCCGCTGCAGGTCGTCGAGGGCGACGGCGGGACCGGCGCGGCCCTGGTCGATCTGGTGGACGCCGTGGTCTTCACCGGCAGCGTGGAGACGGGCCGGGTGGTCGCCGAGGCGGCGGCCCGCGCGTTCGTGCCCGCGTTCCTGGAGCTGGGCGGCAAGGACCCGGCGATCGTGCTGGCCGGGGCCGACCTGGAGCGGGCCGCGTCGGCCGTGCTGTGGGGCGGCACCGCCAACGCCGGGCAGTCGTGCCAGTCGATCGAGCGCGTCTACGTGGCCCGCGAGGTCCACGACGAGTTCCTGGCGCTGCTGGTGGACCGGGCCGCCAAGGTGGGCCTGACCTGCGAGGGCGGCCCGATCGGGCCGATCATCGGCCCGGGCCAGGAGGACGTCATCGCCGCCCACCTGGCCGACGCCGTCGCCAAGGGCGCGACCGTGCACACGGGAGGCCGGATCGAGCGGCACGGCGGCGGCCACTGGTGCCGCCCGACCGTGCTGTCCGGCGTCGACCACGGCATGCTGGTGATGACGGAGGAGACGTTCGGCCCGGTGCTGCCGGTCATGGCGGTGGAGGGGCCCGACGAGGCGGTCGCGATGGCCGAGGACTCGGTCTACGGGCTGTCGGCCGCGGTCTTCGCCGCCACGGAGGAGCAGGCCATGGCCGTGGCGGCGCGGCTGAGGGCCGGCGCGATCAGCGTCAACGACGCCTCGCTGACCGCGCTCGTGCACGAGGGCGAGAAGCACTCCTTCCGCCTGTCGGGGCTCGGCGGCTCGCGGATGGGCGCCGCTTCCATCCGCCGGTTCGTCCGCCGCAGGGCCTTCCTGGTCAACCGTTCCGACGCCGCCGACCCCTGGTGGCACCCGACGAAGGAGTAA
- a CDS encoding DUF3598 family protein — translation MGLRADMPLLARHEGEWEGEYLHLDREGNPIDRHRVQMTCAILDDTVYHQTNRYTWDDGRTEVHEFPGTYLGGGRCGFDTERIKGEFWELDGSTIYLGWQYKAEGEDLRLHELIVLSEDGRSRSRVWQWIKDGVCVKRTLINERRVS, via the coding sequence ATGGGACTTCGCGCGGACATGCCGCTGCTGGCCCGGCACGAGGGCGAGTGGGAGGGCGAGTACCTCCACCTCGACCGGGAGGGAAACCCGATCGACCGGCACCGCGTCCAGATGACCTGCGCGATCCTGGACGACACCGTCTACCACCAGACCAACCGCTACACCTGGGACGACGGGCGCACCGAGGTGCACGAGTTCCCGGGCACGTACCTCGGCGGCGGGCGCTGCGGGTTCGACACCGAGCGGATCAAGGGCGAGTTCTGGGAGCTGGACGGCAGCACCATCTACCTCGGCTGGCAGTACAAGGCCGAGGGCGAGGACCTGCGCCTCCACGAGCTGATCGTCCTCAGCGAGGACGGCAGGTCCCGCAGCCGCGTCTGGCAGTGGATCAAGGACGGCGTGTGCGTAAAGCGCACCCTGATCAACGAGCGCCGCGTGAGCTGA